The region GGCCACGCAGTTCTACGCGCGGGTCGCGAGCGGTGCGGCGAGCGGGGTCAGCGGTCTGGTCGAGGTGCGCCTCGACAGCCGTACGAGCACCCCCATCGGCAGTTTCGCGGTGGGCAACACCGGCGGCTGGCAGAGCTGGCGGACGGTCCCGGCCAACATCACCGGCGTCACCGGCACCCATGACGTCTATCTGACCTTCACCAGCGGCCAGCCGGCCGACTTCGTGAACGTCAACTGGTTCGACTTCGGCCACTGACGAGGAGGTTCCCCGGCGAGTGGTACGAGGAGTGAAGGGGCGGGCCCGCGGGCGCGCCCCTTTTCTTCGGCACGGACCCTTTTCGTCCTTTCCTCGGCACGGACCCTTCTCGTCGGGACGGACTCAGCGCAGCTCCGCCCGGAACACCACCGGGCTCGTCCCCGTGTGCTGGTGGAAGAACTTGGAGAAGTTCGCCGAGTCGGGGAAGCCCACGGCGACGCCGATGCGGCCGATGGGCATCTCCGTGTGGGCCAGCAGCCGTTTGGCCTCCAGGACCACCCGCTTGTCGATGAATCCCTTCGGTGTCTCACCGGTGGCCGCGCGCACCGCGCGGACCAGGGTGCGGCGGGAGTAGCCGAGGGCGTCGGCGTACGCGCTGACGCTGTGGTTGGAGGCGAAGTCCTTCTCCACCGCGTCCCGGAAGCGCGTGAAGGTGGTGTCGGTCTGCTCGCGGGCCGCTTCGGCGGAGCTGGCCGCGAGATGGGCGAGGCGCAGCAGGAACGCGGTGAGGGAGTGCCGCAGCACCGCGGTATGCAGACTGAGCGGCAGCGTGGTGGTGTCGACGTACTCGCGTTCGAGCTGGGTGAGCGAGTGCTCCAGGGCGGCCAGTTGGGCGACGCCGGGTCGCAGCAGCGGCGGCTGGTCGTAGCGGTAGAGACCGGTCGCCTCGACGGTCGCGCGCGGCAGGAAGCCGGGCTGCATGATCAGGACGGTGCCGCGGTAGCGGTCGGTGCGGGAGAAGCGGTGCACCTGACCGGGGCGGATCCACAGGATGTCGCCCGCGGACGCCTCGTACTCGGCGAAGTCGATCATGTGTCTGACCGGGCCCTCGCGAAAGATCATCACGACGTGGAAGTCGATCCGGTGCACGCGTTCCAGCGGGGCGTCCGCGTGCCAGACGCGCCCGGTCCCCATTGCGCCGACCTGCATACCGACGCCGGACAGGCTCAGATCGACCGGGAAGGGGAAGGTCCTGATCCCGTCCTGGGTCCCGCCTTCGCCCCCTGCACCGCCTTGGGTGGTTCTGTCTGCCATGTCCCTCTCGCGTCGACTCGCTACAGCACTCCGTGTCCCACTTTCACCGAAGGCTGACACACGGGCACCTTCCCCGGCAAAAGTCTGACTTTTAGTTTTGAAGGCGTTCCACCAGAGATTCCAGATCCAGTGAGGACTTCTTGAAGATGAGTGCGCAGAGCCCCGACGGCTTCGAATGGACCGAGCTCGACCGGCGGGCCGTCGACACCGCCCGCATCCTGGCCGCTGACGCCGTACAGAAGGTCGGAAACGGCCACCCGGGCACCGCGATGAGCCTGGCCCCGGCCGCGTACACGATCTTTCAGAAGGTGATGCGACACGACCCCGCCGACCCGGAGTGGACCGGCCGCGACCGGTTCGTCCTGTCCCCCGGTCACACCTCGCTGACCCTCTACACGCAGCTCTTCCTCTCCGGCTACGAACTCGGCCTGGACGATCTGAAGGCGTTCCGCACGCATGGTTCGAAGACGCCGGGTCACCCCGAGTACGGGCACACGGCGGGTGTGGAGACGACGACCGGTCCGCTGGGGCAGGGTGTCGCGAACGCGGTGGGCATGGCGATGGCCGCCCGCTACGAGCGCGGTCTGTTCGACCCCGAGGCGCCGGAGGGTGAGTCGCCCTTCGACCACACCATCTGGGGCATCGTCTCGGACGGTGACCTGGAGGAGGGCATCTCCGCCGAGGCGTCCTCGCTCGCGGGCCACCAGAAGCTGGGCAACCTGGTCTTCGTCTACGACGACAACCACATCTCCATCGAGGGCGACACCGCCACCGCGTTCTCCGAGGACGTGCTGGGGCGCTACGAGGCCTACGGCTGGCACGTGCAGCGCATCGAGCCCTCGGCCGACGGCGACATCGACGTCCGCGCGCTGTACACGGCGCTGAAGGCGGCGCAGGCGGAGACCGGACGGCCCTCGATCATCGCGATGCGCACGATCATCGCCTGGCCCGCGCCGAACGCCCGCAACACCGAGGCCTCGCACGGCTCCGCGCTGGGCGCGGACGAGGTCGCCGCCGCCAAGCGTCTGCTGGGCTTCGATGCGGAGAAGTCCTTCGAGGTCGCGGGCGAGGTCCTCGCCCACGCCCGCCAGGCCCTGGACCGGGGTGCCGAGGCGCACGCCGCCTGGGACAAGCACATCGCCGAGTGGCGCACCGCGCAGCCCGAGCGGGCCCGGCTGTTCGACCGGATCGTCGCCGGCCAGCTTCCCGAGGGCTGGCAGGAGAAGCTCCCGGCGTTCGAGGCAGGCACGTCCGTCGCCACCCGCGCCGCCTCCGGCAAGGTCCTGCAGGCGCTCGGCTCAGTGATCCCCGAGCTGTGGGGCGGTTCCGCCGACCTGGCCGGCTCGAACAACACCACCATCGACAAGACGTCCTCCTTCCTGCCGAAGGGCAACCCGCTGCCCGAGGCCGACCCGTACGGCCGTACCGTCCACTTCGGCATCCGCGAGCACTCCATGGCCGCGGAGATGAACGGCATCGCCCTGCACGGCAACACCCGCATCTACGGCGGCACCTTCCTGGTCTTCTCCGACTACATGCGCAACGCCGTACGTCTGTCCGCGCTGATGCAGCTCCCCGTCACCTACGTGTGGACACACGACTCCATCGGTCTGGGCGAAGACGGCCCGACCCACCAGCCCGTCGAACACCTGGCCTCGCTGCGCGCCATCCCGGGCCTGAACATCGTCCGCCCGGCCGACGCCAACGAGACCGCGATCGCCTGGGCCGAGATCCTCAAGCGGCACGCCACCAACCCCGCCCCGCACGGCCTGGCCCTGACCCGCCAGGGCGTCCCCACCTACGAGGCCAACTCCGATGCCGCCAAGGGTGGTTACGTGCTGCGTGACTCCTCCACCGAGACGCCCGACCTGGTTCTGATCGCCACCGGCTCCGAGGTGCACCTCGCCGTCGAGGCGCGTGAGCTGCTGGAGGCCGAGGGGATCGGCACCCGGGTCGTGTCGATGCCGTCCGTGGAGTGGTTCGAGGAGCAGTCCACGGAGTACCGGGCGAGCGTCCTTCCGCCGTCCGTGAAGGCCCGCGTGGCGGTCGAGGCGGGCATCGGCCTGACCTGGTACCGCTACGTCGGTGACCATGGACGCATTGTCTCCCTCGAGCACTTCGGTGCTTCGGCCGACGCAAAGACCCTGTTCGCCGCGTTCGGTTTCACCGCCGAGAACGTCGCCGCCGCCGCGCGGGAATCCCTCACCGCCGCCCGCGGTTGATCCGATCGCACGAAGGAAGATGATCACTGTGACCGAAACAACCGCGACCGCGGTAACCCTGAAGCGCCTCTCCGACGAAGGCGTCTCCATCTGGCTGGACGACCTCTCCCGCAAGCGCATCGCCTCCGGCAACCTCGCCGAACTCGTCGAGACCAGGCACGTGGTGGGCGTCACCACCAACCCCTCCATCTTCCAGGCCGCCATCGGCTCCGGTGAGGGGTACGAGGAGCAGCTCGCCGACCTGGCCGAACGCGGCGTGACGGTCGACGAGGCCGTCCGGATGATGACCACGGCCGACGTCCGCGCCGCCGCCGACATCCTGCGCCCGGTGTATGACGCCACCGCCGGCCGTGACGGCCGGGTCTCCATCGAGGTCGACCCACGCCTCGCCCACAACACGAGGGCGACCGTCGCCGAGGCCAAGCAGCTCGCCTGGCTCGTCGACCGCCCGAACGTGATGATCAAGATCCCGGCGACGAAGGCCGGTCTCCCGGCGATCACCGAGGTCATCGGCCTCGGTATCAGCGTCAACGTCACGCTGATCTTCTCGCTGGAGCGCTACCGCGAGGTCATGGACGCCTATCTGGCGGGCCTGGAGAAGGCCAAGGCGGCGGGCATCGACCTCGCCACCATCCACTCCGTCGCCTCCTTCTTCGTCTCCCGCGTCGACAGCGAGATCGACAAGCGGCTGACGAAGGTCGGGACCGACGAGGCCCTCGCTCTCAAGGGCAGGGCGGCGCTCGCCAACGCGCGGCTCGCCTACGAGGCATACGAAGAGGTGTTCGCCTCCGCCCGCTGGACCGCGCTCGCTCCGGCCGGCGCCAACAAGCAGCGCCCGCTGTGGGCCTCGACGGGCGTCAAGGACCCCTCGTACAAGGACACGCTGTACGTCGACGAGCTGGTCGCGCCGGGCACGGTCAACACCATGCCGGAGGCGACGCTCAACGCCACGGCCGACCACGGTGACATCCACGGCGACGCGGTGACCGGGGGCTACGCCCAGGCGCGCGCCGACCTGGCCGCCGTGGAAGGGCTCGGGATCTCCTACGACGAGGTGGTCGACCTGCTGGAGGACGAGGGCGTCTCGAAGTTCGAGGCGGCCTGGGGTGATCTGCTCGACGCGGTCGCGACCTCGCTGAGCAGCAAGGGAGTTGAGGGGGAATGACCGAGCGTGAAGCGCTTCCCGACAGTGCCCCGCAGGATGCGGCCACCACGCCGGAGGGACCTGGTGACACGACCGTGGAACCGGACGGTGTGAAGCCGGTCGATGTGAAGGCTGTCGATGTGAAGGCCGCGGCCAAGAGCGACGGCCCCGTTCCGGTGGCGGAATGGGAGAACCCGCTCCGTGACCCCCGTGACCGCCGCCTCCCCCGTATCGCGGGTCCCTCGGGCCTCGTCATCTTCGGTGTCACCGGCGACCTGTCCCGCAAGAAGCTGATGCCGGCCGTCTACGACCTCGCCAACCGCGGTCTGCTGCCGCCGGGCTTCTCGCTCGTCGGGTTCGCCCGCCGCGACTGGGAGGACGAGGACTTCGCGCAGATCGTGCACGACTCGGTGAAGGAACACGCGCGCACCCCGTTCCGGGAGGAGGTCTGGCAGCAGCTCGCCGAGGGCATGCGGTTCATCCCGGGCACCTTCGACGACGACACGGCGTTCAAGCAACTGCGCTCCGCCATCGAGGAGTTGGACGCGGCCCGGGGCACCAGCGGCAACTACGCGTTCTACCTCTCCGTACCCCCGAAGTTCTTCCCGAAGGTCGTCCAACAGCTCAAGAAGCACGGGCTCGCGAGCCCGCCGGAGGGTTCCTGGCGGCGCGCGGTGATCGAGAAGCCGTTCGGCCACGACCTGGAGAGCGCGCGCGAGCTGAACGCGCTCGTGCACGACGTGTTCGACCCGGAGCAGGTCTTCCGCATCGACCACTACCTCGGCAAGGAGACCGTCCAGAACATCCTGGCGCTCCGCTTCGCCAACCAGATGTACGAGCCGATCTGGAACCGGTCGTACGTCGACCACGTGCAGATCACCATGGCGGAGGACATCGGCATCGGCGGCCGGGCCGGCTACTACGACGGCATCGGTTCGGCCCGTGACGTGATCCAGAACCACCTGCTCCAGCTGATGGCGCTGACCGCCATGGAGGAGCCGATCGCCTTCGACGCCGAGTCGCTGCTGACCGAGAAGCTCAAGGTCCTCAAGTCGGTGAAGCTGCCGGAGAACCTGGGCGAGCACACCGTGCGCGGCCAGTACGCGGCGGCCTGGCAGGGCGGCGAGAAGGTGCGCGGCTATCTGCAGGAGGAGGGCATCGACCCCAAGTCGACGACCGACACCTACGCGGCCGTCAAGCTGGAGGTCGACAACCGCCGCTGGGCGGGCGTCCCCTTCTATCTGCGCACCGGCAAGCGCCTTGGCCGGCGGGTGACGGAGATCGCGGTGGTCTTCCAGCGCGCCCCGCACTCCCCGTTCGACTCGACCGCCACCGAGGAGCTCGGCCAGAACGCGATCGTCATCCGCGTCCAGCCCGACGAGGGTATGACGGTGCGCTTCGGATCGAAGGTCCCGGGTACGTCGATGGAGATCCGGGACGTCACGATGGACTTCGCCTACGGCGAGTCGTTCACCGAGTCCAGCCCGGAGGCATACGAACGGCTGATCCTGGATGTCCTGCTCGGCGACGCCAATCTCTTCCCCCGTCACCAGGAGGTGGAAGAGTCCTGGAAGGTCCTCGACCCGATCGAGGACTACTGGGAGACCCATGGCAAGCCCGCGCAGTACCCCTCGGGCAGCTGGGGTCCGAAGGAAGCCGACGAGATGCTCGCACGAGACGGACGGAGCTGGCGCAGGCCATGAAGATCGACCTGACCGACACCACGGCAAGCAAGATCAACAAGGCGCTCGTGCAGGGGCGCCGCACCATCGGCACCCCCGCCGTGGGCATGGTCCTGACGATGGTCATCGTCACCGACGAAGAGAACGCGTACGACTCGATCAAGGCCGCCGAGGAGGCCTCGCGCGAGCACCCCTCGCGCACCTTGGTCGTCATCAAGCGGCACGCCCGCACCCCGCGCGACCGCACCAACTCGCGCCTCGACGCCGAGGTCCGGGTGGGCGCCGACTCCGGCGCCGGTGAGACCGTCGTGCTGCGGACCTACGGAGAGGTGTCCGACCACGCCGACTCCGTGGTCCTGCCGCTGCTGCTGCCGGACGCGCCCGTCGTCGTCTGGTGGCCGGTGGACGCCCCCGAGGTACCGGCCAAGGACCCGCTGGGCGCCCTCGCGCAGCGCAGGATCACCGACATGTACGCCGTCGAGTCGCCGCTCACGGCCCTGGAGGCCCGCGTCAACTCGTACGCGCCGGGCGACACCGACCTGGCGTGGACCCGGCTGACGCCCTGGCGCTCGATGCTGGCCGCCGCGCTCGACCAGGCCCGTACGAAGGTGATCTCGGCCGCCGTCGAGAGCGAGGCCGACAACCCGAGCGCCGAGCTGCTCGCCCGCTGGCTGGGCGCCCGGCTCGACGTGCCGGTCGAGCGGGTCGTCACCGCCGGTCCGGTGGTGACCGCGGTGCGGCTCGGCACGGAGAACGGCGAGATCGTGATCGACCGGCCCGAGGGGCCGCTGGCCACGCTGTCGCTGCCCGGGCAACCCTCCCGCACCCTCGCGCTGAAGGTGCGCAGTACTTCCGAGCTGATCGCCGAGGAGCTGCGCCGCCTCGACGCGGACGAGATGTACGCCGTCGCCCTGCGGGGCGAGGGCGGCACCAAGGAGACCCCCCGTCATGTCTGACTCCCCCAAGCTCACACGGCGTCCGGAGTGGGTGGCCCTGGAGGACCACCGCGCGGACGGTCTGCTCCACCCGCGGCTGCGTGAGTTGTTCGCCGCCGATCCTGCCCGCGCAGAACGCTATGTCGTGCGGGTCGGCGATCTGCGGATCGACTACTCCAAGCACCTGATCACGGACGAGACCCTCGCCCTCCTCCAGGAACTGGCCACCGCCACCGACGTGTTCGGGCTGCGGGACGCGATGTTCCGCGGCGAGAGAATCAACGTCACCGAGGACCGGGCGGTGCTGCACACCGCGCTGCGGGCCCCCCGGAACGCCGTGATCGAGGTCGACGGCGAGAACGTCGTCCCTGGCGTGCACACCGTGCTCGACAAGATGGCCGACTTCGCCGAGCGGGTCCGCGCCGGCGAGTGGACCGGTCACACGGGTCGTCCTATCCGCAATGTCGTCAACATCGGTATCGGCGGCTCCGACCTCGGTCCGGCGATGGCCTACGAGGCGCTGCGCGCCTTCACGGACCGTTCGCTGACCGTGCGGTTCGTGTCGAACGTGGACGGCGCCGATCTGCACGAGGCCGTCCGCGACCTCGACCCGGCCGAGACGCTGTTCATCATCGCCTCGAAGACGTTCACCACGATCGAGACGATCACCAACGCGACCTCGGCGCGGACCTGGCTGCTCGCCGCGCTGGAAGGTGACGAGAAGGCGGTCGCCAAGCACTTCGTGGCACTGTCGACGAACGCCGGCAAGGTGTCGGACTTCGGTATCGACACGGCCAACATGTTCGGGTTCTGGGACTGGGTCGGCGGACGTTACTCCTTCGACTCGGCGATCGGCCTGTCGCTGATGATCGCGATCGGCCCGGACCGTTTCCGGGAGCTGCTCGACGGGTTCAGGATCGTCGACGAACACTTCCGTACGGCTCCCGCCGAGGCCAACGCGCCTTTGCTGCTTGGCCTGTTGGGTGTCTGGTACGGCAACTTCTTCGACGCCCAGTCGCACGCCGTACTGCCGTACTCGCACTACCTGTCCAAGTTCACCGCCTACCTGCAGCAGCTGGACATGGAGTCCAACGGCAAGTCGGTGGACCGCGACGGCAACCCGGTGGAGTGGCAGACCGGTCCCGTGGTGTGGGGCACGCCCGGCACCAACGGGCAGCACGCCTACTACCAGCTCATCCACCAGGGCACGAAGCTGATCCCCGCCGACTTCATCGGCTTCGCCAACCCGGTGGACGAGCTGGAGCCCGAACTCGCCGCCCAGCACGACCTGTTGATGGCGAACTTCTTCGCGCAGACCCAGGCCCTCGCCTTCGGCAAGACGCCCGACGAGGTGCGCGCCGAGGGCGTGCCCGAGGAACTGGTCCCGCACAAGACGTTCAAGGGCAACCACCCGACGACGACGATCCTCGCGAGCGAGCTGACGCCGTCGGTCCTCGGCCAGCTCATCGCCCTCTACGAGCACAAGGTGTTCGTCCAGGGCGCGATCTGGAACATCGACTCCTTCGACCAGTGGGGCGTAGAGCTCGGCAAGGTCCTCGCCAAGCGCGTCGAACCCGCGCTCACCGAAGGCGCCGACGTGCCCGGCCTCGACCCCTCCACCGCCGCCCTCGTGGCCGCGTACCGCACCCTCCGAAAGAAGTGACTGTCATGCAGCTCGGACTCATCGGCCTCGGCAAGATGGGCGGCAACATGCGCGAGCGGATCCGCCGCGCGGGCCACACGGTCGTCGGCTACGACCGCAACCCCGAGGTCTCGGACGTCAGCAGCCTCACCGAACTCGTGAGCGCGCTCGAAGGCCCGCGCGTGGTGTGGGTGATGGTCCCCGCCGGCGCCGCCACGCAGTCCACCATCGACCAGCTCGGCGAGCTCCTGGAGCCCGGTGACACCGTCGTCGACGGCGGCAACTCCCGCTGGACGGACGACGAGAAGCACGCGGAGGAGCTGGCCGCCAAGGGCATCGGGTTCGTCGACGCGGGCGTCTCCGGCGGCGTCTGGGGCCTCAAGAACGGCTACGCGCTGATGGTCGGCGGCGACGCCGAGCACATCGCCAAGGTGCAGCCGGTCTTCGACGCCCTCAAGCCCGAGGGCGACGCCGGCTTCGTGCACGCCGGCAAGGTCGGCGCCGGCCACTTCTCCAAGATGGTCCACAACGGCATCGAGTACGCCATGATGCAGGCCTACGCCGAGGGCTGGGAGCTCCTGGAGAAGGTCCACTCCGTCACCGACGTGCGCGAGGTCTTCCGCTCCTGGCAGGAAGGCACCGTCATCCGCTCCTGGCTGCTCGACCTCGCGGTCAACGCGCTGGACGACGACGAGCACCTGGAGAAGCTGCGCGGCTACGCGGACGACTCCGGCGAGGGCCGCTGGACCGTCGAGGCGGCCATCGACAACGCCGTCCCGCTGCCCGCCATCACCGCCTCCCTCTTCGCCCGGTTCGCCTCCCGCCAGGACGACTCCCCGCAGATGAAGATGATCGCGGCACTGCGCAACCAGTTCGGCGGCCACGCCGTCGAGTCGGCGAAGTAACGACCATGGGCGACCTCCTGCTGGTCCGCCACGGTGAGACCGAGTGGAGCGTGTCGGGCCAGCACACCAGCTGGACCGACCTGCCCCTCACCCAGCACGGCGAGGAACAGGCCAAGTCCCTCGCCCCGCTGCTCGCCGGCCGGACCTTCGCCCTGGCCCTGACCAGCCCGCTCGGCCGCGCGATACGCACGGCGGAACTCGCGGGCGTGTACGGGGCCGTGGCCGATCCCGATCTGCACGAGTGGGACTACGGCGCGTACGAAGGCATCACGACCGTCGAGATACATCGCACCAGGCCCGACTGGTTCCTGTGGAACGACGGTGTGCCGTCCGGCCCTGACGGCCGTCCCGGCGAGTCACCGGCGGAGGTGGGAGAGCGCGCCGACCGCGTGCTGTCCCGCGTCGGACCGGCGCTGGCCGACGGCGACGTGATCCTCGTGGCGCACGCCCACTTCCTGCGTGTGCTGACGGCCCGTCGGCTCGGGCTGTCCCCCGCGGACGGGCGGCTGTTCCAACTCGCGACGGGCACCGTCAGCCGGCTGTCCACCGAGCACGGACATCCTGTGATCGCCGAGTGGAACGCCGCCGGAACTTCTGTGGCGGTTCGCTAGTTTCTACATTGCTGTAGAAATCGAAGAGGTCACGGTCCGCCCTCAGGGGCGGGCCGGGCCTCTCCCAACGTATGGAGCTCTCATGGCCCTGTGGGACCGCATCAAGGAGTCCGCGTCGACGATGCAGACCCAGCTCGTGGCGAAGAAGAACGATCTGAAGAGCGGTGCCTTCCGCGACGCGAGCATGGCGATGTGCGCGCTCGTCGCCGCGGCGGACGGAACGGTCGATCCTTCCGAGCGCCAGCGCGTCGCGCAACTCATCGCCACGAACGAGGTGTTGCAGAACTTCGACGCCGACGACCTGCGCCGCCGCTTCGACGACAACCTGAACAAGCTGACCGCCGACTTCGCCTTCGGCAAGGTCAGCGTCCTCCAGGAGATCGCCAAGGCGAAGAAGAAGCCGGCCGAGGCGCGCGCCGTCATCCAGATCGGCATCGTCATCGGCGGCGCCGACGGCGACTTCGACAAGACCGAGCAGGCCGTCGTGCGCGAGGCGTGCTTCACGCTCGACCTGCCGCCGCACGAGTTCGACCTGTAGTTCCCCACCGGCTCCGGCCGCGCCACCTCGACGGCCGGGACACGTGAGGTGGCTCAGGCGCCGCGCGTGGCGCGCCTGCGCCACTTCACGTACTCCGCCTCCGGGTCGCCGGTGCGGGACCAGGGCATCCGGCTGGCGCGCACCCCAAGCGTCCGGAAGAGCGGGGCCGCGAGATCCCACTGGCCGGCGTAACTCGCGGCGTGCGCCAGGTAGTTGAGGTCGCGCACCTCCTCCGGCGCGGGCTGGCCGTCCGGGCGCGCGGATATCCAGCGCTGCCAGGTGCGCCGTACGTCGTCGACGGCTCCTTCGTGGTTCCAGTGCCCGTCGAGGTCGACGGGCGCGTCCGGCCGCCCCTTCGCCTCCTCCTGGAGAAAGCGGTACTCCTCCACACGGGCGAACTGCACCAGGACCGGCAGCGCGCAGCCCGGCGGGGCGACGCTCGCCGCGTCGCGGGCGAAGTCGTACATCAGGGCGTGGGTGCCGTGCCAGCGCGCCGAGTAGTAGCGCAGCACATGGAGGTGGCCCTCGATCGTGTAGGGGTCACGGGCGTGCAACTCGTCCCACCAGCGGCCGAGTTCCTGGCGGCGCACCCCGGCGGCATAGAGCCGGGCGACGGAGATGAGGCAGATCCAGGGCGTGGGGTCCTCGGGGTAGGCTTCGGCGCCCTGGAGACAAGCCAGCACCGCCCGGTCGACGCGTCGCTGTTCGACGGGTACGCGCCCACCCGCGGCGGTGGCGAGGGTGAAGGCCCTGGCCACCTCGGTCGCGGCCCGCAGGACCAGGGCGTCGGCGCTGCGCGGCTCCGCGGCGAGCCAGGACTCGACCGCCGAGTTGCCCGCGCACGCCGGCGCGAGCAGCCGGATCCGGTGGGCGCGCACGGACCACGCGGGGCCGGTCACCCGCAGCAGATCCCGCAGGCCCTGCCAGCGCCCGTTGGCGATGTCCTTGCGTGCGGTGGAGAGGGGCGCGTCCCCGTAGTCGGGGTCGAAGTCGGGGGTGAAGCGGTCTCCCGGCATGGGCTCCCTCTCAGAACATGAGGCACTGAAACCGGCCTCGGAGCCGGAGGCCGATTGCTCCACGTCCTGGGCAGCGGACTGGGGGCGATACCGTGCTGCCGCTGTCATCGGCCGACGGTCGCTCCGCAGAGGTGTTCCGCGGGTGGTGTGATGATAGCGGTGGCCATTGACGTTTCAATGTCAACTGACGGGTAATATGCGCCGCCCGGGACTCGGACGAGCGGCGGCGGCACACGGCTGAAGCGTCACCGCCCCGGCCGGCGCGGCAGGTGCTGCGCGGCCAGCCGCACGGGGGCGTTCTGCGCTCCGTAGCCCCGGTAGCCGCCGTCACGCTGGACGAGTTCGAAGAAGACACGGCCGACCGTCTCGGTGTAGCAGTGGCGGAACTCGCCCTCCGCGTCACGGTCGTAGAGGATGCCGAGTTCGCGGTACGCCGCCAGCTCGCCGTCGGCGAACTCATACCGCGCGGCGAGGTCGTCGTAGTAGTTCGCGGGCATCGCCAGCAGTCGGCCGCCGGCCTCGCGGAAGCGGCGGGCCGCGGTGACCACGTCGTCCGAGGCGAGGGCGATGTGCTGGGCGCGGGCGCCCTCGTCGGTGGGGGCGGGCCCGACGCCGAGGGCGATACGGACGCTGCCGTCGGCGCTGGTGACCGCACGGCTGCGGTGCAGCCCGTACGGATCGGCGACATCGACGCTGTCCTGTGCGCTCAGCCCGAGCACACTGCGGTGGAAGAGCGCCGCCTCGTCGAACTGGTGCCAGGGCTGGGTGAGGGCCAGGTGGTCGATACGGGCCACGTGCTGCGGGAGTCGTTCGTGCGGGACCGGCACGAAGTCGCCTGTCCAGCTCGCGAGTTCGGGGTGCCCGGAGCGATCCGTGACGCAGAAGAAGAGTTCGGTGCCGTCGGGGGCGGCCACCGCGTCCAGCGGTGCGTCCTCGGGGGCACGACGGCGAGGCAGAACCGGGGCGAGGAGGGATTCGGCGCGCCGGGCCGCGGCGGCCGGGTCCGGGGACTCCAGGCCGACAGCGGCGAGGGCGGTGCCGTCGCGCCGGGCGGCCGGTCCGGTGTTGACGAGGACACGGGCCTCGCCCTGCTGCCAGAGGTCGACGGGCTTGCTGCGGTGCCTGGCGCTGCGGGTGAAGCCGAGGGCGCCGAGGAGCGCGGTGACGGGTTCGGCGTCGGAGGTGACGAGCTCGGCGAAGGCGACACCGGTCGGCACCACGGGCGCGGGCGGGGCCGCGAGTCCAGTCGCCTCCTGGAGGACGAGGAGGGAGCGGCGTGCGTCCACGGCGGTCGGCCCGGCCTCGGCCTGCCGGAAGACGTCGTTGAAGACCTCGAGGGAGAGCGGTCCGCGGTATCCGGCCCGCAGGACGTGTCCGAGGAACCCCGCGATGTCGAAGCCGCCCTGGCCCGGGAAGCAACGGTAGTGGCGGCTCCACTGCAGGACGTCCATCGCCATCAGGGGGGCGTCGGCGAGTTGCAGGAAGAAGATCTTCTCTCCGGGGATGTCCTCGATGCCCTTGGGGTCGCCGCCGCGGGCAAGGATGTGGAAGCTGTCGAGGCAGGTGCCGAGGGCGGGGTGGTCCGCGGCTTCGACGATGCTCCAGGCGTGGTCGTACGTACTCACATGGCGGCCCCACGCGAGCGCCTCGTAGGCGACGCGCATGCCGAAGTCCTGAGCGAGGTCCGCGAGCCGGCGCAGCTGGTCGGCCGCGAGCGCGTCGTCGTCCACGGCGAGCGGGGAGACGCTGGAGC is a window of Streptomyces mirabilis DNA encoding:
- the tal gene encoding transaldolase — its product is MITVTETTATAVTLKRLSDEGVSIWLDDLSRKRIASGNLAELVETRHVVGVTTNPSIFQAAIGSGEGYEEQLADLAERGVTVDEAVRMMTTADVRAAADILRPVYDATAGRDGRVSIEVDPRLAHNTRATVAEAKQLAWLVDRPNVMIKIPATKAGLPAITEVIGLGISVNVTLIFSLERYREVMDAYLAGLEKAKAAGIDLATIHSVASFFVSRVDSEIDKRLTKVGTDEALALKGRAALANARLAYEAYEEVFASARWTALAPAGANKQRPLWASTGVKDPSYKDTLYVDELVAPGTVNTMPEATLNATADHGDIHGDAVTGGYAQARADLAAVEGLGISYDEVVDLLEDEGVSKFEAAWGDLLDAVATSLSSKGVEGE
- a CDS encoding helix-turn-helix domain-containing protein, whose product is MADRTTQGGAGGEGGTQDGIRTFPFPVDLSLSGVGMQVGAMGTGRVWHADAPLERVHRIDFHVVMIFREGPVRHMIDFAEYEASAGDILWIRPGQVHRFSRTDRYRGTVLIMQPGFLPRATVEATGLYRYDQPPLLRPGVAQLAALEHSLTQLEREYVDTTTLPLSLHTAVLRHSLTAFLLRLAHLAASSAEAAREQTDTTFTRFRDAVEKDFASNHSVSAYADALGYSRRTLVRAVRAATGETPKGFIDKRVVLEAKRLLAHTEMPIGRIGVAVGFPDSANFSKFFHQHTGTSPVVFRAELR
- the tkt gene encoding transketolase — its product is MSAQSPDGFEWTELDRRAVDTARILAADAVQKVGNGHPGTAMSLAPAAYTIFQKVMRHDPADPEWTGRDRFVLSPGHTSLTLYTQLFLSGYELGLDDLKAFRTHGSKTPGHPEYGHTAGVETTTGPLGQGVANAVGMAMAARYERGLFDPEAPEGESPFDHTIWGIVSDGDLEEGISAEASSLAGHQKLGNLVFVYDDNHISIEGDTATAFSEDVLGRYEAYGWHVQRIEPSADGDIDVRALYTALKAAQAETGRPSIIAMRTIIAWPAPNARNTEASHGSALGADEVAAAKRLLGFDAEKSFEVAGEVLAHARQALDRGAEAHAAWDKHIAEWRTAQPERARLFDRIVAGQLPEGWQEKLPAFEAGTSVATRAASGKVLQALGSVIPELWGGSADLAGSNNTTIDKTSSFLPKGNPLPEADPYGRTVHFGIREHSMAAEMNGIALHGNTRIYGGTFLVFSDYMRNAVRLSALMQLPVTYVWTHDSIGLGEDGPTHQPVEHLASLRAIPGLNIVRPADANETAIAWAEILKRHATNPAPHGLALTRQGVPTYEANSDAAKGGYVLRDSSTETPDLVLIATGSEVHLAVEARELLEAEGIGTRVVSMPSVEWFEEQSTEYRASVLPPSVKARVAVEAGIGLTWYRYVGDHGRIVSLEHFGASADAKTLFAAFGFTAENVAAAARESLTAARG
- the zwf gene encoding glucose-6-phosphate dehydrogenase, producing the protein MTEREALPDSAPQDAATTPEGPGDTTVEPDGVKPVDVKAVDVKAAAKSDGPVPVAEWENPLRDPRDRRLPRIAGPSGLVIFGVTGDLSRKKLMPAVYDLANRGLLPPGFSLVGFARRDWEDEDFAQIVHDSVKEHARTPFREEVWQQLAEGMRFIPGTFDDDTAFKQLRSAIEELDAARGTSGNYAFYLSVPPKFFPKVVQQLKKHGLASPPEGSWRRAVIEKPFGHDLESARELNALVHDVFDPEQVFRIDHYLGKETVQNILALRFANQMYEPIWNRSYVDHVQITMAEDIGIGGRAGYYDGIGSARDVIQNHLLQLMALTAMEEPIAFDAESLLTEKLKVLKSVKLPENLGEHTVRGQYAAAWQGGEKVRGYLQEEGIDPKSTTDTYAAVKLEVDNRRWAGVPFYLRTGKRLGRRVTEIAVVFQRAPHSPFDSTATEELGQNAIVIRVQPDEGMTVRFGSKVPGTSMEIRDVTMDFAYGESFTESSPEAYERLILDVLLGDANLFPRHQEVEESWKVLDPIEDYWETHGKPAQYPSGSWGPKEADEMLARDGRSWRRP